The genome window ATTCAAAAATATATATTTCCTATAAAGTATACTTATGAGTTATTTTATATTGTCTTTTAAAAAAACATTACTAGTATCTCTATGTTCATGTCTATACTGAGTTGGAGATATATTATAATTCTTTTTAAATAAACGACTAAAATAATTTATGCTATCAAAACCACATTTCATAGCAATTTCTGTCATATTTAAATCTGTTTTATTTAAATAATATATAGCTTTATCAAGCCTGATTCCATTTATAAAATCGACTGTAGTCTTACCTGTTATTTGCTTAAATGTTCTACAAAAATGGGGTATACTCAAGTTCACATGACTAGCAAGTTCTTTTAATGTAATTTTATCCATATATTTTTCTTCTATAAAATCAAATATACATTCAAATTTTTCTAAAGAATGCTTTCTTTCTATAAATTCATTTTCAGAAAATATTTTATAGACATGACTTCTTAGTAATAACACTATCAATTGATAGATATTAGCTTTTATAGATAACTCATATCCAATTTCTTTATTGTTATATTCATAAAGTATAGTTTTAATACATTTTAAAATAAGATAATCATTTTGAATTAAATTATCAAATACAATATGGTTTAGAGCTAATGGTGCTAAGTATTTAGTTTGTAACAAATCAACTTGATTGCTAAAAAGGAATGTGGGTTCAATACGAATAATATAGAACTTTAAATTATCTGATAGGCTTTCTAAATAATGTAATTCATTACTATTTGCTATTGCAATATTTCCAGACACTATCTTAAAATTATTCAATCCACATTCAAGATATGCCATACCATCAACAAAATAATATACTTGTAGATGCTCATGCCAATGTCTTTTAAAATTTGCTCCCTTTTTAATGTCATCCTTAAAAAAAATATCTATAAAGTTTTCTTGACCTTTTCTGTCAAAATATGTGTTTTTATCATTCATTATTTACCTCTTATCAAAATAGTGCTAATTATAAGCAATATCGTTATTGTATTTATTATTTCATATCGATATTATATAAAATGTAACTATTCTTGTAAACATTAACGTAATGTCAGTCATTATAATAAGGAGGTAATAAAAATGACAAAATCTTTTAAAAAAGATGAAAATAAAAAAAGAATGACAGTTTTATTTGTAGTCATTGCCATGACTTTTATGGCAACATTAGATTCTAGTATTATAAATGTTGCTCTTCCAGTTCTAGCAAGTAAACTAAATGTATCTCTAGCATCTATTGAATGGGTAATAGCAAGTTACTCAATTATTATTTGTTCAACACTATTATTTTTTGGAAGACTTGGAGATATTATTGGTAAATCCAGAATATTTCAAGCAGGCACTATTCTTTTTACATTAGCTTCACTATTATGTGGATTAAGTAATTCTTTCACTTTGCTTATAGTTTGCCGTTTTATTCAAGGAATAGGTGCTTCTGCTTACATGGCAAATAATCATGGAATTATCACAGAACTGTTTCCAAAAGAAAGCAGAGGAAAAGCCCTAGGAATTTTAGTTACTGCAGTTGCCATTGGTAATATGGTTGGACCATCTGTAGGAGGATTTATTTTATCAATATTTGATTGGAATGTTATATTCTTTATAAATATTCCAATAGGTATTATTGTAATCCTTCTAAATACAAAATTTCTTCCAAATAGTAAAAAATCTTCAGAAAAGATGGATAAGCTTGGTGCTATACTTCAATTTTTAGGGACAACATTATTTTTTAGTGCTCTAATTAGTGCTCAACAAACAGGATTACTAAATCCATATATATTAATTGCACTATTACTATCAATTATTTTTATTATATTATTTTTGATATTAGAAAAAAAACATACCCAACCACTTCTCGACCTTGAAATTTTTAGAAATTTTAAATTTTCATTGAATTTAATTTGTGCTCTTTCATCATTCATTTGTATTGCATCATCTAGTATTTTAATTCCATTTTATTTACAAAATACTATGAAGCTTTCCCCAATGCATGCAGGTTTATTTATGATATTATCCCCTTTGATTTTAGCCATTTTTTCACCTATATTTGGGAATATATCAGATAAAATTAAGTCAGAAAAAATTATTTTAATTGGTCTTATTGTTATGAGTTTTGGATTTTTCTTAATGTCAAGATTGAAAGAGAGTTCTATCCTTATTTTATTCGTTATTTCTGTATCAATAATATCAATAGGACAAGCTATATTTCAACCTGCCAATAATGCTCTGATAATGTCAAATTGTCCTAAAAGTAAATTGGGAATTGTCGGAAGTATAAATTCCCTTGTAAGAAATTTAGGGCAAGTTATAGGTATTACCATTTCTACAACACTTTTATATAATTTTATGAGTATTAAAGCTGGGTATAGGGTTAACGATTATATAATTGGTAATGATAAAATATTTGTATTTGGAATGAGAAATGTTTATATCATTATTACACTTCTTTGTTTAATAGGTGCAATATTAATTGGTTTTTATTTATTTAGACCTGATAAAAATAAGCAATAATTTTTTACAATTATCTTAAATTTATGACTATCTTAAAAATATAAATATATTATAGAAAGCTTATTAAAATACTTACTTTGAATCAGATTTAGTTTGTATATATTGATTTAACAATATTTTTATTAGTTCGGCAAAACATGTATCTTATTATAGTTTATAAATTAAAAGAAGCAGAGTAAAATATTTGATATATTATACCCTGCTCCTTTTTTCATTACTTAACTAAAACTTCAATATTTTCATCTTTTCCATCTATAACTATAGTACATCCATTGTACACATCTCCAGCAATAAGTTTCTTTGCAATTACAGTTTCTAATGTATTTCCTATATATCTTTTAAGAGGTCTTGCTCCATATACAGGGTCATACCCTTCTCTCACCATAACATCTTTAGCTGAATTTGTAACCTCAATAGTAATATTTTTTTCTTTCAATCTATTTTTTAAATCTTTCATAAATATATCTATAATTTTCTTGATATTTTCTTGGTCTAGAGGCTTAAACATTATAATATCATCTACTCTATTTAAAAACTCAGGTTTAAATCTATGCTTCATTTCGTTCATTACTAAATTGTTGGTAGTCTCTGTTATATTTCCTCCTGCTTCTAATAGATAATTACTTCCTATATTAGAAGTCATTATTATAAGAGTGTTTTTGAAGTCCACAGTCTTACCTTTATTATCAGTAAGCCTACCATCATCCAATATCTGTAAAAACATATTAAATACATCCTCATGTGCTTTTTCTATCTCATCAAATAGTATTACAGAGTAAGGAGAACGTCTAACTGCTTCTGTAAGTTGACCACCTTCTTCATATCCCACATATCCTGGAGGAGGCCCAACCAATCTTGATACAGCATGTTTTTCCATGTATTCAGACATATCAATTCTAATTATATTGTCTTCACTATCGAATAAATTTCTAGCAAGAGTTTTTGCAAGTTCAGTTTTACCAACACCTGTAGGTCCTAAGAAAATAAATGAACCAATTGGTTTTCTTTCATCTTTTAACCCTGCTCTTGCACGTATTACTGCATTTGAAACTGCTGTAACTGCTTCATCTTGTCCAATAACTCTTTTATGAAGTTCATCTTCTAGTTTAAGTAATTTTTCTCTTTCTCCTTCAACTAGCTTAGTTACTGGTATGCCTGTCCACTTTGATACAATACTAGATATTTCTTCTTCAGTAACTTCTTCTTTTAAAAGAGAATTTTCAGAACCATCGTTCATATTTTCTTCGTACTGCTTTATTTGTTCTTCTAATTTAGGTATTTCACCATATTTAACCTCTGCTGCTTTGTTAAAATCATATTCTCTCTCATACTTTTCAGCTTTACCTTTAGCTTCATCTAATTGAGCCTTTAAGTTTTTAATATCTAATATTTGACTCTTTTCTTTTTCATATTTGGCTGTCATTTCATCATTTTTAGATTTTAACTCTGCTATTTCTTTTTGAATATCATCCAATCTTGATTTACTTTTATCATCATTTTCTTTAAGTAATGCTTCTCTTTCAGTTTCTAATGTAAACAACTTTCTTCTAACAACATCTAATTCTGTTGGTAATGAATCTATTTCACTACGAATCATAGCTCCAGCTTCATCAATTAAATCAATTGCTTTATCTGGTAAAAATCTATCTTGTATATATCTATGAGAAAGTTTCGCTGCTGCTACAATAGCATTATCATGTATTCTTACTCCATGATGTATCTCAAATCTTTCTTTTAAACCTCTAAGTATAGATATTGTATCTTCAACAGTAGGTTCCTCTGCAATTACAGGCTGAAAACGTCTTTCAAGTGCCTTATCTTTTTCTATATACTTTCTATATTCATCAAAAGTAGTTGCACCAATACAGTTTAATTCACCTCTTGCAAGCATAGGTTTAATAAGATTACCTGCATCCATTGAACCTTCTGTTTTACCAGCTCCAACTATAGTATGAATCTCATCTATAAATAGTATAATTTTTCCATCAGAACTCTGAACTTCTTTTAAGACTGCCTTTAATCTTTCTTCAAATTCACCTCTATATTTTGCACCAGCAATTAAAGCACCCATATCAAGTGAAAATACAATTTTATCTTTTAACCCTTCTGGCACATCTCCTCTTACTATTCTCTCTGCTAAACCTTCTACAATTGCAGTTTTACCTACACCTGGCTCACCAATTAATACAGGATTATTTTTAGTTCTTCTTGATAAAATTCTTATAATTCTTCTTATTTCTTCATCTCTTCCAATTACAGGGTCTAATTTATTTTTCTTAGCTAAATCTACTAAGTTTGTTCCATATCTAGCAAGTGCATCATATGTTCCTTCTGGGTCTTGTGTTTCTACTCTTTGACTTCCTCTCACTTGTGATAAAATATTTAAAAAGTCATTTTTATTTATATTATATTGCTTTAATATTTTACCAACAGCTGATTTTGATTCTGTTTCCATCATTGCAAGCATAACATGCTCTACACTTATATATGAATCTTTAAATTCTTTAGAAATACTCTCTGCCTTTATAAGCACCTCATTTATTTTTCTAGTAGCTGATACTCCTTGTGAGTCAGCACCTTCTCCATATACTTTTGGAAGCTTATCAATTTCAAAGTTCACAGTATTTCTCAAAGAATCAATTGATATATTCATTTTTTCGATTATATTTGGTATTAATCCATCTTCTTGATTAATAAGTGCTGAAAAAAGATGAATTACATCTACTTGTTGGTTATGATTTTTTACTGCTTCATTATAAGCCTCATTTAAACTTTTTTGAACTCTTAAAGTCATTTTTTCTACGTCCATATAAATCCCTCCATTTTAATATTATATCCAAATAAATTAAATTCTCTCATTTATAATTATTGATTTTCTAAGCTCTAAAAGACTATCAAGTAAATTCTCATTTTTTTGTATATCGAAACTCAAAGTTAGATTAAACGTTCCATCTGAATTAAAAAAATCGAATACTTCTTTTGATTTTGCTATTAAATATAAGTCTTCATCTATAAGTCTTTTTTCACCTATTAATAAATACTGACATTTATCTATAAAGCTCCTTTTAAAATCAATAGTGTATAGATTTTCTAAAATATTATATTGATAAATAGCAATATTATTAAACACTTTTAATATGTTTGAATTTACAAAATTGTAAATTTGATTATTGTTATACAGTGATATTTGTTCGTATATATATTCCCTAAATAAAGGATGAATGTTTTGTTTAAGTTTTAAAGTAACTTCAGCTGGTATTTCAAAATAAAGCTTCCAGTACTTAGAGTTATTTTTTTCTAGTATAAAAGCTACTTTATTCAAACTAGTAGAACTAATCTCCTTTAACGTACAATTAAAATTGTAATGTCTTAAACTAGTTTTTTCATTCTCAAATACATAATCAAACCACTGTAGAACATTTCTATCAAGTTTTAAACTCATATAAAAACCTTCTTCCTTATTTACTAACCTTATTAGGTCTTTTTATCTGATTATATTCTGTTAATAAACTTTCTTTATCAGCTCTACTACCCTTATATGCTATATGTGGATTTATCATATACTCACCATTTTTCACTCTTTGTAAAAAATCCATTTTTTTCAGTTCTGTAAACAATGAAGATAAAGAAGTTTTTGGATATTCAAATTCACAAGATAATTCATATAACGTTTTTCTAATCTTATTATTTTTATCCATAGAGTTTATCAATTTTAATGGAATTAAGTCTCTCTTAGTATACATTCCTTCTACTACTTTAATATAGTTCTTAAAGCAAACATTCATGTACTTACTTTTATTCATAACTAAACTTTTACTCTCTGTGTATTCCTGATTTAAATCTTTTTTTAATGTCTTATCTAAGTTAAATATCTCTTCTCACTCTCCTTATCTCTAATTGATAATATAAATATATTATAAAAAAACATGTATGTCAAAACTGAAAATACAAAAAGTTTATTTCTTAAGTAAACTTTTATTTAGCTGTAAGATAAACTTTAATACTTTTTTAATTTAGTATTTCCAATTTATTGGTAGGATTTTTGAATAATATTTATAAATTTTTTTAAAAAAATTTGAACTTATTTAATAAGTGAGTCTTTTATAAAATACATTTATCAAATGTACAATATTTCCAATCAGTTTTTTTCTAAAATCAGTTGACATATTATATATATATTTATATAATGTGTATATACTATATATACACTTTAAGGAGGTGTCTTGTTGAATATAGTTATTAGTAATTCGAGTGGAAAGCCAATATATGAACAGATTACTACACAAATTAAAAGTATGATTATAAGCGGAGAGTTACCAGAAGGATCAGCTCTTCCAAGTATGAGATTGTTGGCAAAGGAACTTAGAATAAGTGTAATTACTACAAAGCGAGCATATAGCGATTTAGAACGAGATGGATTTATTGAGACAGTTACTGGTAAAGGTAGTTTTGTATCTAGTAAAAACATGGACTTTGTCAAAGAAGAACAATTTCGTTTAATTGAAGAATACCTACAAAAATCAGTTGATATAGCCAAAAGTAGTGATATTACATATGACGAATTAAAAGATATTTTATTTTTATTATATAAAGGAGAATAATAAGTATGGATGCAATAAATATAAAAAATTTAAACAAATCTTATAAGGATTTTAGCCTACAAGATGTATCTTTTTCAGTACCAAAAGGGAGTGTAATGGGATTTGTAGGTGAAAATGGTGCGGGAAAAACAACCACATTAAAAGCAATTTTAAATTTAATTTCTTATGATAGTGGAAACATAGAAATCTTTGGTCTTGATAATAAAAAAAATGAAAAAGAAATTAAAGAACAAATTGGTGTTGTGTTTGAGGGAAGTAACTTTCACGAAAATTTAAACACTGACCATGTTTCAAAAATCATGAGTAAAATCTATAAAAATTGGAGTCACACATTATTCAAAGACTATTTAAAAAAATTGAGAGTCCCAGACAATAAACTAATCAAAGAGTTTTCAAAGGGTAATAAAATGAAACTTAGTATTGCTGTAGCATTATCACATAAGCCAAAACTATTAATACTAGATGAAGCAACTAGTTCTCTTGACCCTATTGTTCGTGAAGAAATACTAGATATATTTTTAGATTTTATACAAGATGAAGAACACTCTATTATTTTATCTTCACATATTACAAGTGATTTAGATAAAATAGCAGACTATATTACCTTTATACATAAAGGAAAAATTGTATTTAGTGAAAATAAGGATGAATTAATTGATACTATGGGAATTTTAAAATGTAAGCCTAGTGACTTTGATAATCTTACAAAAGAAGATTATTCATATTATCGTAAAAGCCAATTTGGATATGAGGTACTTCTTAAAGATAAATATAGATTTATCTCAAGACATCCAAACTTTATTGTTGATAATGCGTCTATAGAAGAAATTATGTTATTTTATGTGAGAGGTGATAAATAATGAAAGGTCTAATTTTGAAAGATTTACTTAATTTAAAGGGAAATGTAAAGTTTATATTTTTATTCATCATTATGTTTGGACTTATGTCTTCTTTTGGAGATGGAAATGTTAATAATTTTATGGGTGTTATTATAGTTTTATGTACTATAATGATTGTTTCAACATTTTCATATGATGATTTAAATAAATGGGATAGTTATGTACTTACAATGCCAATTAAACGTAATGATATTGTATTAAGTAAATATTTAACTATGTTAATATTTAGCTTTATAGGTATCCTTGTTTCACTTATCGTTAGTGTCATTATTGGTTATTTTAAACATACACTTGTATTAGGTGAAACTCTACTTATTAATGCATTAATCTTATCAGTTTCAGTATGTTTTGGTAGCCTTATCCTACCACTTATTTATAAATTTGGTACAGAAAAAGCCCGTTTGTTAATGATTTTATGCTTTTTAGTTCCAACACTAGTTTTATTGGTTTTTAAAAACATTTTAGAAAGTACTAGTTCACCTCTTTCTATAGAAATTATACTTAATACACTAGTATATTCTCTTCCATTTATTGCTATTGTTCTATTTGTGATTTCGTATTTTATCTCATCAAAAATCTATAGTAAAAAAGAAGTATAAAATGTACTGTATAATATGTTTTTGTATTTAAGTATTTTAAGTGAAATGCTATCAAATCTTTTTTGATAGTATTTTATTTTTTTTATTAATCTCTACTAGGTATTTATTATTTTATTACTTATCTTTAATAACGCTCTATTACTTTATAGATTTATTTATACAATATAATCAGTTTATAAATTTAATTGCTAACAATATTATTGAGCATAAAAACAAGATAACATCTAAAAATAGTCCTTATATAGTAAATTAACTTATTTTAATATTCAATGATTTAAGATTACTAAATTTATCGAGAATTTCTTTTAATTAACTTAAACTATATCTTAATTTTTAAAATTTTAATATCAACAATATTAAAGTTAAGAATCAGTATTCTTAGTTTGACATCAACATAAATACCTATTAGAATAATATTAAACTATATTCTTTCAACTGATTTTCTTAAAAACAGCAATAGATAAAAGATTATACAAGGAGATAATTCAAATATGGAATTAGAAATTACAGAAAAAATAGAAAAACAAGATGAAAATACTATTTTTCAAGGATTATTAAAATATAATCTTACTAGACTTGAAGATAAAAATCCAGTGGATTTGGGAATATATATCGAGATAAAACAGGTCAAATTATTGCAGGTTTTATAGGTGTTACTCATGGTAATTGGCTTTTTATAAAATACTTATGGTTTAGTGAGAAGCTTAGATGTAAAGGTGCTGGAAGTCAACTTTTATATAATGCTGAAAAAATTGCTAAAGAACGAGGTTGTAAATATGCTTTTTTAGATACATTCAGTTTTCAAGCACCTAAATTTTATGAGAAATTTGGATACCATAAAGTATTTTCACTTGAAAATTATCCTATAACTGGAAGGAGATATTATTTTACAAAACTACTATAGTAATGAAAATTATATCTTTAGGAGGTAAATATGCTAGGAAAAAAATGTATGGATTATCTGCAAACACTAGGAAAAATAAGTTCAACAACGAATGGTCTTACAAGACTTATATTAACTGAAGAACATAAAAAATCTATTGATTTAATTAGTTCGTGGATGAAAGATTTGAATCTTGATATTGAAATTGATGACATTGGAAATGTTATAGGTACATATAAATCAAGTTTTCCAAATGCTCCCACATTAGTAGTTGCATCTCATCAAGATAGTGTAAAATGTGGAGGTATATTTGATGGTATGTTGGGTATAATAGTTCCTCTAGTTGGACTTGAAGAAGCAAAACATAATAATAAGTCTTATCCTTTCAATATTAAGCTAGTTGCTTTTGCTGAAGAGGAAGGAACTAGGTTTGAAACTTCTTTAATGGGAAGTAAAGTTTTTGCTGGTACTTTTAAAGAAGATCTTCTTAAATCTGTTGATGAAAATGGAATTACACTTGAAGAAGCTATAACAAAGTTTGGGTTTAATACTAAAAACTTAATAAATTTACATCCTAGAAAAGATATAGATGCATATTTAGAATTTCATATCGAACAAGGACCTGTTTTAGAAAATGAATCACTTCCTGCTGGAATTGTATCAAGTATTACAGGATTCAAAAGTTTTAAAATATCAGTACATGGTAAATCTGGACATGCTGGTACACTACCAATGAATATGAGATTTGATGCTGGATGCTGTGCCTGTGAATGTGTATTAGCCATTGAAAAAATAGCTAAAATGACTACTAATTTAGT of Clostridioides sp. ES-S-0054-01 contains these proteins:
- a CDS encoding AraC family transcriptional regulator — its product is MNDKNTYFDRKGQENFIDIFFKDDIKKGANFKRHWHEHLQVYYFVDGMAYLECGLNNFKIVSGNIAIANSNELHYLESLSDNLKFYIIRIEPTFLFSNQVDLLQTKYLAPLALNHIVFDNLIQNDYLILKCIKTILYEYNNKEIGYELSIKANIYQLIVLLLRSHVYKIFSENEFIERKHSLEKFECIFDFIEEKYMDKITLKELASHVNLSIPHFCRTFKQITGKTTVDFINGIRLDKAIYYLNKTDLNMTEIAMKCGFDSINYFSRLFKKNYNISPTQYRHEHRDTSNVFLKDNIK
- a CDS encoding MFS transporter gives rise to the protein MTKSFKKDENKKRMTVLFVVIAMTFMATLDSSIINVALPVLASKLNVSLASIEWVIASYSIIICSTLLFFGRLGDIIGKSRIFQAGTILFTLASLLCGLSNSFTLLIVCRFIQGIGASAYMANNHGIITELFPKESRGKALGILVTAVAIGNMVGPSVGGFILSIFDWNVIFFINIPIGIIVILLNTKFLPNSKKSSEKMDKLGAILQFLGTTLFFSALISAQQTGLLNPYILIALLLSIIFIILFLILEKKHTQPLLDLEIFRNFKFSLNLICALSSFICIASSSILIPFYLQNTMKLSPMHAGLFMILSPLILAIFSPIFGNISDKIKSEKIILIGLIVMSFGFFLMSRLKESSILILFVISVSIISIGQAIFQPANNALIMSNCPKSKLGIVGSINSLVRNLGQVIGITISTTLLYNFMSIKAGYRVNDYIIGNDKIFVFGMRNVYIIITLLCLIGAILIGFYLFRPDKNKQ
- the clpB gene encoding ATP-dependent chaperone ClpB, yielding MDVEKMTLRVQKSLNEAYNEAVKNHNQQVDVIHLFSALINQEDGLIPNIIEKMNISIDSLRNTVNFEIDKLPKVYGEGADSQGVSATRKINEVLIKAESISKEFKDSYISVEHVMLAMMETESKSAVGKILKQYNINKNDFLNILSQVRGSQRVETQDPEGTYDALARYGTNLVDLAKKNKLDPVIGRDEEIRRIIRILSRRTKNNPVLIGEPGVGKTAIVEGLAERIVRGDVPEGLKDKIVFSLDMGALIAGAKYRGEFEERLKAVLKEVQSSDGKIILFIDEIHTIVGAGKTEGSMDAGNLIKPMLARGELNCIGATTFDEYRKYIEKDKALERRFQPVIAEEPTVEDTISILRGLKERFEIHHGVRIHDNAIVAAAKLSHRYIQDRFLPDKAIDLIDEAGAMIRSEIDSLPTELDVVRRKLFTLETEREALLKENDDKSKSRLDDIQKEIAELKSKNDEMTAKYEKEKSQILDIKNLKAQLDEAKGKAEKYEREYDFNKAAEVKYGEIPKLEEQIKQYEENMNDGSENSLLKEEVTEEEISSIVSKWTGIPVTKLVEGEREKLLKLEDELHKRVIGQDEAVTAVSNAVIRARAGLKDERKPIGSFIFLGPTGVGKTELAKTLARNLFDSEDNIIRIDMSEYMEKHAVSRLVGPPPGYVGYEEGGQLTEAVRRSPYSVILFDEIEKAHEDVFNMFLQILDDGRLTDNKGKTVDFKNTLIIMTSNIGSNYLLEAGGNITETTNNLVMNEMKHRFKPEFLNRVDDIIMFKPLDQENIKKIIDIFMKDLKNRLKEKNITIEVTNSAKDVMVREGYDPVYGARPLKRYIGNTLETVIAKKLIAGDVYNGCTIVIDGKDENIEVLVK
- a CDS encoding replication/maintenance protein RepL, whose amino-acid sequence is MNKSKYMNVCFKNYIKVVEGMYTKRDLIPLKLINSMDKNNKIRKTLYELSCEFEYPKTSLSSLFTELKKMDFLQRVKNGEYMINPHIAYKGSRADKESLLTEYNQIKRPNKVSK
- a CDS encoding GntR family transcriptional regulator, producing MNIVISNSSGKPIYEQITTQIKSMIISGELPEGSALPSMRLLAKELRISVITTKRAYSDLERDGFIETVTGKGSFVSSKNMDFVKEEQFRLIEEYLQKSVDIAKSSDITYDELKDILFLLYKGE
- a CDS encoding ABC transporter ATP-binding protein, whose protein sequence is MDAINIKNLNKSYKDFSLQDVSFSVPKGSVMGFVGENGAGKTTTLKAILNLISYDSGNIEIFGLDNKKNEKEIKEQIGVVFEGSNFHENLNTDHVSKIMSKIYKNWSHTLFKDYLKKLRVPDNKLIKEFSKGNKMKLSIAVALSHKPKLLILDEATSSLDPIVREEILDIFLDFIQDEEHSIILSSHITSDLDKIADYITFIHKGKIVFSENKDELIDTMGILKCKPSDFDNLTKEDYSYYRKSQFGYEVLLKDKYRFISRHPNFIVDNASIEEIMLFYVRGDK
- a CDS encoding ABC-2 transporter permease; the protein is MKGLILKDLLNLKGNVKFIFLFIIMFGLMSSFGDGNVNNFMGVIIVLCTIMIVSTFSYDDLNKWDSYVLTMPIKRNDIVLSKYLTMLIFSFIGILVSLIVSVIIGYFKHTLVLGETLLINALILSVSVCFGSLILPLIYKFGTEKARLLMILCFLVPTLVLLVFKNILESTSSPLSIEIILNTLVYSLPFIAIVLFVISYFISSKIYSKKEV
- a CDS encoding M20 family metallo-hydrolase, yielding MLGKKCMDYLQTLGKISSTTNGLTRLILTEEHKKSIDLISSWMKDLNLDIEIDDIGNVIGTYKSSFPNAPTLVVASHQDSVKCGGIFDGMLGIIVPLVGLEEAKHNNKSYPFNIKLVAFAEEEGTRFETSLMGSKVFAGTFKEDLLKSVDENGITLEEAITKFGFNTKNLINLHPRKDIDAYLEFHIEQGPVLENESLPAGIVSSITGFKSFKISVHGKSGHAGTLPMNMRFDAGCCACECVLAIEKIAKMTTNLVATVGKMNFYPSSSNVVPERVEFTLDVRSCSQEVLDSSIEKIFNEISHICENRKLNYESELSFENVPVPCSNKITKTIEKSFIDLNLNPFYIYSGAGHDAQEMDNITDIGMVFIRCSGGISHNPDESVSVDDLDTAIKIFLKILDNLDLK